One genomic segment of Rhinopithecus roxellana isolate Shanxi Qingling chromosome 6, ASM756505v1, whole genome shotgun sequence includes these proteins:
- the LOC104655097 gene encoding cationic trypsin-like isoform X3, with protein MKTFIFLALLGAAATFPTSDDDDKIVGGYTCQRNSVPYQVSLNAGYHFCGGSLIDKKWVVSAAHCYKSQIQVRLGEYNIKVYEGNEQFINATKIIRHPKYNSATIDNDIMLIKLSSAATIHSQVATVSLPTSCAVAGTQCLISGWGNTLSSGTNYPDLLQCLKAPILSNTPCRTAYLGKITTNMICLGFLEGGKDSCQCS; from the exons ATGAAGACCTTCATCTTCCTTGCTCTCCTGGGAGCTGCTG CCACTTTCCCCActagtgatgatgatgacaagATAGTTGGGGGCTACACCTGTCAGAGGAATTCTGTTCCCTATCAGGTGTCCCTGAATGCTGGCTATCACTTCTGTGGCGGCTCCCTCATCGATAAAAAATGGGTGGTGTCCGCAGCTCACTGCTACAAGTC CCAAATCCAAGTGCGTCTGGGAGAATACAACATTAAGGTCTATGAAGGCAATGAACAATTCATAAATGCAACCAAGATTATTCGCCACCCCAAGTATAACTCAGCCACCATTGATAATGACATCATGCTGATTAAGCTGAGCTCGGCCGCCACCATCCACTCTCAAGTGGCCACCGTCTCTCTACCAACATCCTGTGCAGTGGCTGGTACTCAGTGCCTCATCTCTGGCTGGGGCAACACGCTGAGCAGTGGCA CCAACTACCCTGACCTCCTGCAGTGTCTGAAGGCTCCCATTCTCTCTAACACTCCTTGCCGCACAGCCTACCTGGGCAAGATTACTACAAACATGATATGTCTGGGATTCCTGGAGGGTGGAAAGGACTCTTGCCAG TGTTCTTAG
- the LOC104655097 gene encoding cationic trypsin-like isoform X2 has protein sequence MKTFIFLALLGAAATFPTSDDDDKIVGGYTCQRNSVPYQVSLNAGYHFCGGSLIDKKWVVSAAHCYKSQIQVRLGEYNIKVYEGNEQFINATKIIRHPKYNSATIDNDIMLIKLSSAATIHSQVATVSLPTSCAVAGTQCLISGWGNTLSSGTNYPDLLQCLKAPILSNTPCRTAYLGKITTNMICLGFLEGGKDSCQVKINSRFGYHQGT, from the exons ATGAAGACCTTCATCTTCCTTGCTCTCCTGGGAGCTGCTG CCACTTTCCCCActagtgatgatgatgacaagATAGTTGGGGGCTACACCTGTCAGAGGAATTCTGTTCCCTATCAGGTGTCCCTGAATGCTGGCTATCACTTCTGTGGCGGCTCCCTCATCGATAAAAAATGGGTGGTGTCCGCAGCTCACTGCTACAAGTC CCAAATCCAAGTGCGTCTGGGAGAATACAACATTAAGGTCTATGAAGGCAATGAACAATTCATAAATGCAACCAAGATTATTCGCCACCCCAAGTATAACTCAGCCACCATTGATAATGACATCATGCTGATTAAGCTGAGCTCGGCCGCCACCATCCACTCTCAAGTGGCCACCGTCTCTCTACCAACATCCTGTGCAGTGGCTGGTACTCAGTGCCTCATCTCTGGCTGGGGCAACACGCTGAGCAGTGGCA CCAACTACCCTGACCTCCTGCAGTGTCTGAAGGCTCCCATTCTCTCTAACACTCCTTGCCGCACAGCCTACCTGGGCAAGATTACTACAAACATGATATGTCTGGGATTCCTGGAGGGTGGAAAGGACTCTTGCCAG GTCAAAATCAATAGCCGATTTGGGTACCATCAAGGCACCTGA
- the LOC104655097 gene encoding trypsin-like isoform X1 has product MKTFIFLALLGAAATFPTSDDDDKIVGGYTCQRNSVPYQVSLNAGYHFCGGSLIDKKWVVSAAHCYKSQIQVRLGEYNIKVYEGNEQFINATKIIRHPKYNSATIDNDIMLIKLSSAATIHSQVATVSLPTSCAVAGTQCLISGWGNTLSSGTNYPDLLQCLKAPILSNTPCRTAYLGKITTNMICLGFLEGGKDSCQGDSGGPVVCNNELQGIVSWGNGCAQKSKPGVYTKVCNYVKWIQQTIAAN; this is encoded by the exons ATGAAGACCTTCATCTTCCTTGCTCTCCTGGGAGCTGCTG CCACTTTCCCCActagtgatgatgatgacaagATAGTTGGGGGCTACACCTGTCAGAGGAATTCTGTTCCCTATCAGGTGTCCCTGAATGCTGGCTATCACTTCTGTGGCGGCTCCCTCATCGATAAAAAATGGGTGGTGTCCGCAGCTCACTGCTACAAGTC CCAAATCCAAGTGCGTCTGGGAGAATACAACATTAAGGTCTATGAAGGCAATGAACAATTCATAAATGCAACCAAGATTATTCGCCACCCCAAGTATAACTCAGCCACCATTGATAATGACATCATGCTGATTAAGCTGAGCTCGGCCGCCACCATCCACTCTCAAGTGGCCACCGTCTCTCTACCAACATCCTGTGCAGTGGCTGGTACTCAGTGCCTCATCTCTGGCTGGGGCAACACGCTGAGCAGTGGCA CCAACTACCCTGACCTCCTGCAGTGTCTGAAGGCTCCCATTCTCTCTAACACTCCTTGCCGCACAGCCTACCTGGGCAAGATTACTACAAACATGATATGTCTGGGATTCCTGGAGGGTGGAAAGGACTCTTGCCAG GGTGACTCTGGTGGCCCTGTGGTCTGCAACAACGAACTCCAGGGCATTGTCTCCTGGGGCAATGGTTGCGCTCAGAAGAGCAAACCTGGAGTCTACACTAAAGTTTGCAACTATGTGAAATGGATTCAGCAGACCATTGCTGCCAACTAA